TTATAAACACCCCTTTATCTTCAATAGAAATAATCATGGGAGCAATTTGCCTTTCTAATAAGTACAAATTATTAAATACCGAAGAGGAATTCAAAAGTTTTTCTAAATTACTTTCAACTACCTTTGAAGAGATATTACTTGGGAGTAAACATAATTTGGTCATATTCAACTTCATTTTGCGACCTCCAATCTTTAGTTTTCAATGTTCATGTTTATCTACAATTAAGTAGATTTGGGTTAATTGGTGTTGCTTACTAATTAACTATCCACAGAATATAGTAATTAAGACAAAAAAATTAGACCCTTAACTATTCTCAAAGTTAAGGGTCTAGACACAGCGAACGTTGGTATAAAAGTCTTCTTGAGACTATTTGTTGTAAAAATCGTTTCTAAAATTATTTTTTTCTAATAGTCTTAAAATCTTTAGGAAAGAGTATGATGTTTCGCTATTTAGGTCAAGATTTAAAGACGGTAAGTTATTACTAGGTAAAGTTCCTATGCTATTAAAAGCTTTACTATTTGTTTTACCTAAGCCCTTACTCCAATTAGTAAAAACGTCTATTAGATCAATAGCTAAATCAAAAAGTCCAGTAGGATTATTTTGATTCAATATATAAAGATTATTAGAAATGAAATTCTCATAATCTCTAAATGTAGTCATTAAAAATTCATAATACGGTAAAGAATTTAAGTAAAATATTTCATAAATCAAGTATGTTATCTGGGAGGTTAAATGCTTATTTATGTTTTTATTATAATTGTAATAAGCTTTACCGTCTTTTAAAATCTTCAATTTGTTATAGAGATAATCACTGATGTCTTGTTTGAATTTTAAAATTGAATCATTAAATTCTGATTTTAATGGACTATCATCGTCGAAAGAATTAGCGTTTTTATAACCCTTTAGAATTTTATTTGTTTTTTTATTAGCAAAATATGACGTTAAAAAAGTTGCAAAATAATTATTAGAAAATGAAGTATTATTAGAGTTATTTAATCTGTATCTTTCTGTAAAGAATGCGATAGTTGTAATTATTATTAAATCTTTAAAAGTGTATTGACCTTTTGGTTGGTTTTTAGAAAATTTGTCAAAAAATTTACTTTTTTCTACATTATCATTAAATTGTAATGATGTAGTGGATTCTAATGTGTTAATAATATCTTTTCTAGTGAACTTTAAATTTAATTTATTAGTTTTATATCTTAAATAGCGTATCGCATTATCATGTGATGTAAATGAATTTTTTAGACTTTTAAACGTTTCAAAACTCGAAAGTCTAAAAACATTGCTATTCTGTTTTTCAAGTGAATGGTTAAGAACATTTTTTATACGATGAGAAACATCAGCCTGTGTCTCAAGTTGATTCAATTTATCATCAAAATCTTTAAATCGAAAGTTAATTGATGAATTGTAACTGAAAGTAATACGTATTTTCATATCTTTATATTCTTTGCTTTTCAAACTTATCATATTATCTTGATATAATTTATCTAAAAGAAAAGGATTTAAATTATTACCATGAAACACTGTATGCTTTAAACTTCTTTTAAATTCTTTAAATTGTTCATTAAAATTTGGCAAGTTGAGTTTAGAACTTAATATCAGTTCTAAACTATCTATAATTCTATTTAGTACAATAGATGTAGCTTCCTCAGCACTTAAATAATCTAATAATTCAGATAAATTATCTTTAAAAATTATTAGATTATCCTCTGCTTTGAAATAAGGATATTTCAATTTGGAATCGGATTTAATTTCTATTTTGTATTGGTCGTTCAACGATTTAAAAGTATTATTTATATTTTCAAATATACTAATATAAAATTTTAAACTACTATCATAAACTAATTCCAATATATTCACTCCTACTTAGTTGATTACAAGTTCGATAAATTAATTGTATCTTAAAATCAAATGTATTTTATAGTATAAAATGAATAATTGATTATTATTGTAAATAAATATGTAATAGTAAAACGAATTGAAGCTCGACCTAGTACGTAAATTGAGTATGGTATGGTATATAAAAACCGCACTGAGGCGGAGATGGATTTCATTGTGGCATTTGGTACAACAATCAACTCGTCGGGGTGATTGGTCTTCATTATATAGATTCATTAAATGAAAAAACTTCTATCGGTTATTACCTAGCCGAAGATTATCAACAATATGGCATTATGACTAAATGTACACAATATTTAATTAATTATTGTTTTGAAACATTAAATTTAAATCGTGTAGAAATACGAACTGCAGTATATAACGTCAAAAGCCAAAACATCCCTAAAAAATTAGGGTTTCAACAAGAAGGCATCATTCGCCAAGCTGAAAAACTTAATGGGCAGTACTCAGATAGCTATGTCTATAGTTTGCTAAAGTCAGAATTTGCACATTACGAAATTAAATAAAATCTCATTTTCATTTAAAATTTCAAAAATCATGAGTTATGCGCAAACTATATCAAACATTAAAACCCCCTTCACAACAAATAGACACTTTTCAGTGTCTATTTTTGAAGGGGGGGGGGAATAATTGTTTCAATCCGCTCTCGTTGATAATAATGTTAATTAACGATTACCAACATCTTGACCAATCTCAACAGATTTATTTTTTTTATTATAAATCGCACCTTGTACACTACCAAAGTTTGGATCATTACGTTTTTCTTCAACACCAAATCCTAGACTTTTGAAAATACTAACATCTTCCTTACTCGTTGCATTTTCGTAAAAAATCGTCCCCCCATCGTTGTAAAATCGAGGTTTATCTATGGAATTTTGTAATGTACCATTGCCTCTTAAATAATCAATAAGTACTTCATTTAATGTAGTGGGTATTTTATTACCGCCCGGTGTCCCAATGCCCATATAATAATCTGGTCCCACCACAATTGTAGGAGCAGTAAAAGACCTAGGTTCTTTATGCTTTCCTTTATAATTTGGGCTTGCTGGATCATTAGAGAAGTTGGATAGTGAGTTATTCATATAAAACCCTTGCTTCATATATTTACCTGAGCCGAAGAAACTTGATAAAGTATTTGTTGTACTCGTCATTTTACCGTCTTTATCGATAACTACGAAATGCGTAGTGCTTGTATTATCTACATTATTTGTATTGAAATTACTATTCATGTTTAATTCATTTAGTTTTCCTAACAAGTAATCTTGAGATAAATACTCATCAAAGTCTTGATCGTTGCCATTAACTATATCTCTATTACGGTACATCAGCGCTCTAGATTTTAACACTCCTGTAATATAATCAAGTCTATTATTAGCTGTTGCTCCCTGTTCGGTTGCTTCATCTACCTTTAAACCTTGTAACATAAGCGTACCACCAAGAGGATTGGATGCCGAATAAATTTTATTACCCATATAATCTGTACTCACAGGTTCTTTGGCTTCGGTACGATAGCTTTTGAAGTCTTTTTCTGTGAGTTTATTATCCATTTGCTTAGATATTTTATCACCTATATTATTGTAAAAATAATCAGGTCCTTTATCACGTATACCTTTAAGTGTCTCGGCAAGAGCTGGTTGCTTAATCACATCTCCCTCGCGTTTCGTTTTACTACCTTCAAAGAATGGCGAATTTCTATCAACGTCAGAACCATAGAGTTTCAAACTTCGCTCTAACTCAGAATCCACTTCAAATCCTTCTTCTGCTAATGGAATAACATCATTTAAAATGTCTTTTTCCGCCATTTTACCGCCAGCTTTATGTACATCATGCATCCCTTTGACAAAACCGGGAGTGCCTGTTTGATCTTTATTTTTGTAACCAAAAGATGAAATGTCTTTATATTGCCACTGTTTGGGAACGGTGTTGCTTTTACCATCGTAATAAAGCATTGCACCTCCGCCACCAAGCCCCGAGGAGTGAGGCTCAGTAATGGCCAAAGCATATGATACCCCGATAGAAGCATCAATAGCATTGCCACCTTGCTTTAAAATTTGGTTACCTACTTTTGTTGCGATTGGATTATTAGATGCTACACCGTATTTCTTACTTGCATTGGATTGATCATGATCCACAATTTTATTTTCATATAAATCATCTTTATTATAATTATCTTGTTTTGTAATAAAGAAAAAGATAATAGAAATAATAATTGTGAGGAGCAATATAACGATGAGCGTTTTTTTATTATAAATACTCATATTAATTTACCCCTTTAGATAAATATTGTTGGTTTTCTACTTTAAGTTCATAGTCTTCGTATTTATCCGTATCTTCATTTGATTTAACAAAAGTGATTAATAAGAAAATAATAAGGATGATTGATATAACTGTAATGGATAACCAGTGGCTTTTAAGATTCATAATGGTACCCTCCCTTCACTTTTTTTAATTTCACTGAATCACTATTAAGATTATTCAACAACTTAATTTCTTCAACTTTATTTGGATTTGCCTTTGAAATCTTGCCCCCTTGAGATTTAATCGGTGTTACAAGAAAATCCGACTTTTTACCATTCCACTTTTGTTGTACCGTGATGCCTTGCTGATTTTTGGAAAGAAAATTCTCAGATGTCACATTACCTAAACTATAAAATATATTTGTATGCTTATACTTTTCTACTTTTTGAATGACTGTGTTGTGACCAATGATTACGTTCGCCCCGGCATCCGATAATGCATGAGCATATTTTTGTTGTCGTGCTGTGACGTGTTTCTCATCTGGAATCCCCCAATCGACATTAACGACTACAACATCGTTATGTTCTTTTAGTTTTTTTATTAGTGGTATAAATATTTTTGGTTTTAAACTAATTGAAGTCGTATTTTTCAAAGGGTCCGAATAGTCGGATTCTACATCTGTGAAATCGACACTAGCTATTTTTCGTCCTTTTATATTTTGCTGGACAGTTTTACTATTTATAGGATTAGAACCATTCCCTGTAAGAAAGTTGTAACCTGCTTTACCTTCTACTACTTTTTGTAGATCCCTGGCTTGGATATTGTCCACTGAATTATTTATTAAATTTAAGCTCTTAATATTCAACGCTTTCAAATACATAATATTATCGATATTTTCTTTCATGTTTCTCTTTTGATCATCCGAAAATTTAGATAAGTGAAGGCTTGCTGTTGAATAATCACTCCCCTTCAAGATGTCTTTAATTGCACCAAATGTTTCATCAAGGTCATTTTTTCTAATATTCGAGTTCATATTGATATTACCTAAATAGGTTAAATTGATTTCATCGTTATGCGCAGGCATTGCTTCAACAGGCACATTTTTTTGTATCCTTAAAATGAATACTAAAAATACGATTGCCATTATTAAAACAATCAATGTAAAAATGAAATTATATCTTTTATGAAGTTTTGACCATTTCAGCACACGTTCATCAATTGTAAATCTTTTTGATTTCTTCATATTTACAAGCTCCTAACTAGTTAATAAAACTATAAAAGAATAAAATGACGTATGTAATACATGTCAATAACATACATGACGATAGCGTAATGATTACACCTTGTTTTTGAATTGTATTCGCGATGATTCCTGGAATAACAATTCCAATACCAGACATTTCAACCATTTCAAATGGTGTTAAGGGATAAATTAAGTCAAAGCAAAATTTTAATACCATACCTGTTAAAATCATTGCAGCAAACTTTCTTCTCCCGTATAAAATAACGTATCTACTAATACCATGGTTGACTATAAAATAAGTAATACAACTAATTATCAACACCGACAATAACATTACGGGTTGATCAAAAATCAAAGCTAAGTACCCTGGAACAACAAGTCCTGCCGGGGTAATGCCGAATTTTTCTGCAAATATTAGACTCAAAACGATGCCCACAAATAACGAGAAATATAATTCTGAACCTACCATATTATTTTATCCCTTCTATAAACTGCGCTATTTTTTTTCCTGGCCCATGAATATTACCTACACAGAAAACCAATGCATTTTCACATTCTGCATATAAGCCCTCTTCAACGTCTTTAAAATCGCTATTTTCATAATTTAGATATTTTTTATTCGGTTGACAATTCATGACCTCAGTTACCATTTGGGTACTTTTCCCAGTACAAATTAAAGTATCGAACGGTACATCTTCGATGAAATCGTCGACAAACATTTTTGTTCTATCGACTCTATCCGCACGACAATTTAAAACAATAATTCTCTTTTGATATGGGTAATTGTATGATTCTACTTTATCTAGAATCGCTTTTGATGATTTAGGTTCATTAGCAGCGAATGCATTAACATATACGTTCGTTGTGTTATTCGCATTAAAGTATTTAATTTCAACTGCACCTGAATCTGGCGGTGCATTTAACATACCTTGCAGTGCAACTTCTCTATCAACACCAAGAGCTTCAGCTACGCCCAAGGCAATGGCCACATTGTCTGGGAATACTAGATAATTGAATTTCCTTAAATATGATTCGGGCACTGTGTCTTTACTAACTACGATTAGTTTTGTCTTTCGTCTTTTC
The genomic region above belongs to Staphylococcus durrellii and contains:
- a CDS encoding gamma-glutamyltransferase, with amino-acid sequence MSIYNKKTLIVILLLTIIISIIFFFITKQDNYNKDDLYENKIVDHDQSNASKKYGVASNNPIATKVGNQILKQGGNAIDASIGVSYALAITEPHSSGLGGGGAMLYYDGKSNTVPKQWQYKDISSFGYKNKDQTGTPGFVKGMHDVHKAGGKMAEKDILNDVIPLAEEGFEVDSELERSLKLYGSDVDRNSPFFEGSKTKREGDVIKQPALAETLKGIRDKGPDYFYNNIGDKISKQMDNKLTEKDFKSYRTEAKEPVSTDYMGNKIYSASNPLGGTLMLQGLKVDEATEQGATANNRLDYITGVLKSRALMYRNRDIVNGNDQDFDEYLSQDYLLGKLNELNMNSNFNTNNVDNTSTTHFVVIDKDGKMTSTTNTLSSFFGSGKYMKQGFYMNNSLSNFSNDPASPNYKGKHKEPRSFTAPTIVVGPDYYMGIGTPGGNKIPTTLNEVLIDYLRGNGTLQNSIDKPRFYNDGGTIFYENATSKEDVSIFKSLGFGVEEKRNDPNFGSVQGAIYNKKNKSVEIGQDVGNR
- the pgsB gene encoding poly-gamma-glutamate synthase PgsB; the protein is MLLIIICVILIMWLGIVEKKKHSRRLKKIATRININGIRGKSTITRLIYSILREDHYKVIGKTTGTDARMLYWFTPREYPVYRKPQGANIGEQRDIVQKVVKQRADALVNECMAVNPDYQVTFQKDLVKANIGVIVNVMEDHMDVLGPTLKEVAQSFTATIPYKGHLIVMEDEFTSYFANIAKRRKTKLIVVSKDTVPESYLRKFNYLVFPDNVAIALGVAEALGVDREVALQGMLNAPPDSGAVEIKYFNANNTTNVYVNAFAANEPKSSKAILDKVESYNYPYQKRIIVLNCRADRVDRTKMFVDDFIEDVPFDTLICTGKSTQMVTEVMNCQPNKKYLNYENSDFKDVEEGLYAECENALVFCVGNIHGPGKKIAQFIEGIK
- a CDS encoding CapA family protein yields the protein MKKSKRFTIDERVLKWSKLHKRYNFIFTLIVLIMAIVFLVFILRIQKNVPVEAMPAHNDEINLTYLGNINMNSNIRKNDLDETFGAIKDILKGSDYSTASLHLSKFSDDQKRNMKENIDNIMYLKALNIKSLNLINNSVDNIQARDLQKVVEGKAGYNFLTGNGSNPINSKTVQQNIKGRKIASVDFTDVESDYSDPLKNTTSISLKPKIFIPLIKKLKEHNDVVVVNVDWGIPDEKHVTARQQKYAHALSDAGANVIIGHNTVIQKVEKYKHTNIFYSLGNVTSENFLSKNQQGITVQQKWNGKKSDFLVTPIKSQGGKISKANPNKVEEIKLLNNLNSDSVKLKKVKGGYHYES
- the pgsC gene encoding poly-gamma-glutamate biosynthesis protein PgsC, with amino-acid sequence MVGSELYFSLFVGIVLSLIFAEKFGITPAGLVVPGYLALIFDQPVMLLSVLIISCITYFIVNHGISRYVILYGRRKFAAMILTGMVLKFCFDLIYPLTPFEMVEMSGIGIVIPGIIANTIQKQGVIITLSSCMLLTCITYVILFFYSFIN